A region of the Arenibacter antarcticus genome:
AGTATAAATGTAGTTCTTTCTGGTATTGGAACACAGTTTAAAACAATAGAAACAAAGAATCTTTTATTTAAGAATATTGGAATTATTGAAATTATAGCTGCAGTACTTTCACTGGCTCTCGCTATTTATTTAGCCGTAAATGGTTATGGCGTTTTATCTCTGGTCTATTCTTCCATGGCTCAATATATTGTATCCAACATTCTCTTTTTCATTACTGGTGTAAATAAATACGGATTACTTTTTCATTTTAAAATATCCGAAGTATTGCCATTTTTAAAAATCGGAATTTATCAGGTAGGTGGTCAAATCATTAATTATTTTAATAGGGATTTGGATATAATTTTGATTGGAAAGCTATTCTCAGTGGAGGTTTTAGGTGGGTACAGTTTAGCAAAGCAACTGGTCTTAAGACCATCCCAAGTTGTCAACCCCATTTTGGTTAAAGTAGCATCACCTGCTTTGGCAAAATTTCAATTTAATATTACCCTATTAAAAACCAACTATTTAAAACTTATTAGTATTGTTTCAACCATTAATATCCCAATTTATTTGGGAATAATAATATTTGCCCCTACGGTGGTCGAATTGCTGTACGGTGCAGGCTTTGAAAACATAATTATTTTGGTTAGAATACTGAGTGTATATATGATTTTTAGGGCAATTGGCAATCCAATCGGGAGCTTAGTTATTGCAACTGGGAGAACTGAATTAGAATTCTATTGGAATCTTCTTAATTTATTGGTAATGCCTATGTTTATTTATTTTGGAGCAACCTACGGCATTGTTGAGGTTACAATTTCTTTAACCCTAGCCATGTTATTGTTGTTTGTACCCAGTTGGAAGTTATTGGTGAACAAGATGACTGGTGCAACATTGATTGAATACTTAAAGGCGATTATTAGTTTCAATGGAATTAAAAAAATTATGACAGCTAAATGAAATCCTTTAATACTATATATCAATTAAGCTTTTACCTAGTAACACTAATTACTTTTGTGTTTGGGGGCGCAGTACAGTTTCTATTTGGCGTTTCCAACACGGTATTGACTTTTTTAATAACTGCTTATGTGTTTTTGATCTATTTGATATACGCACTTTTAAAGCATCGGGTAGTATTCAATTGGGTTATTTTTTTTTCCATGGCCTATGTGTCATTAATACTCCTTACTGCAGTCATTAGGCAGAGCGATTTTATAGCTACTATTACTTATCTTATTTTTCCTTTATTGCCGTTAGCAGTCTATTTGTTTGGGTTTATAAATTATAAGGAGGGATACATTTCTTTTCAAAATATCTTTAAGGTATTCTATTATATTGCATTAATTCAGCTTCCAGTACTCTTAATTCAAAAAAGATTCTACGATGTACTAATTGGTTTTAATAACAGTAATCAAAAAATAGAGTGGTTCGATTTTATGTTCGGAACCTTTTTTATTAAATCCGACCATTCCCTTGGGGTATTTATATTGATAATTATAGCCATAATCTTATTTAGGAAAGAAAAAGTAAAGAATATAGTTAAATGGCGTAGTGTATCGGTGTTATATTTAGCTATTACGCTATTTATGACCGAATCTAATATTTCAAAACTTTTCCTAGTCGTTCTATTATCTACCATTATCATAATACCTTTTTACAAGAAATATGCTAGAACCCTAAGATTTAAAATTGGAGTAGGCGTATTAGCCCTAGCAATACTGTCTGCAGGCTATACTTTAAGAGATAAAGATTTTATCATAAAAAGGCTGGGAGGAACATGGGAACAACAGTTTTCCTTAAAGAATGCTGAAAGATTTTACGAATTACGAACTGCAAAACGATTTCATATTGTAATGGTGGCATATAGTAAAATTAAGACTAAATGGATTGGTGACGGCCCATATTCATATTTTGACATCCGTACCGGTAAATTTAAACAGACAAGACACTTTACCCAATTAATATGGACCTATTACGATTTAGGATTATTTGGCCTTTTCATAGTCTTCGCATTCATCCTTAGTTTAATAGGTTATCTGGATGTTGATAAGGGGCTTCCATTTTTGTTTTTTTTAGGAATTTTTATTGTTTATTCATTCTATACAACCATGTTTTCGGATATAGCTATTATATTTAGCGTGTTTTTGCTTTTCAACAAATCAAGTCAGGATAAAATCAATCCCTAAATTTTCTTTTAGTCAAGTTTTAGCTTTAAAGCGCCTACATTCCATAAACATTTAAATAATTGCTCCAATTTCGCACTTTTTATTTTAGAAATTAAACGAATCCTATGAACCTGATAATTATTCCATTTCACGACTGGCGAAAAAGTCAAAATGAAGGCTTTAGAACAAGAGATGTTCATTTCATCAAAAGTTTGTCAGATAATAAAAATGTAGATAAAATTCTTGTAATCAATAGACCTTCCACCTGGTTAGAACATTTATATAAAGGGTCAAAAAAAAATGTTAAAGGAGAACTTTTATTAAATAACCGTAATTTTTCGCTAACAAAAGTCGATCACAATATTTATATTACTGACTATCATTCCTGGGATATATTAAATCAAATCAAAAAAAAGCACTTATGGTTTATTGAAAAGTATAACGATCCAAATTATATTGAATTTATAAATAGGTGCTGTAAGGAGTTAAACATGGAGGATAATTCCCTTATTGTTCAAAATATATTTTCGTATAAATTAGGTATTAATTTAGTTGCTAAACGTAAACTTTTTGATGCGTGGGATAATTTTTTAAAATTCCCTGCCTATAAAAATATCAAATCTGATTTAAGGGAAGGGTATAAAGTACTTTCCAATCACATCCCTTTATGGGTTACAAATTCCCAGGAAAACATTTCATTTTACAAAAGTGAATTTGGTGTTAAGACTATACATTTGATGAAAAATGGAGTAAACGTAGATTTTTTATCAAATAGTTCCGAACCACCGAAAGATTTATTAAATATTCCTAAACCTATTATTGGTTTCGGCGGTAAAATCACCTATTTACTTAACTATAATCTAATTAACTATATCACTAAAGAGAATCCTAAATCTTCTTTTGTTTTTGTTGGACAAATTTTAGATAAGGAGGTGTACAAGAAGATTATAAAAAGAAAGAATGTGTTTTTCCTTGGGGACAAGAATTATGCAATATATCCAAGTTACGTAGCGAATTTTGACATTTGCATTGTTCCTTATAATATCAATGGGGGCCAACATGGAGGTGATTCTATAAAAGCATATGAATATCTACTTACAGGTAAAAAGATTGTAGGAACCAATGGCAACGGCCTTCAAGATTTAGAAAAACATCTCTATTTGGCTGAAAACCCGAAAGAATTTTCCGATGCACTTAAGCATATAAAAAATGAAAAAATTAGCATTGATATAGAAGATCATTCTTGGCAGTCTAAAAGTATTAAACTTCTTACTTATCTGGCACAATAATGTTTAGGACCAATATCAAAAAATTATTGAAAAGTTATGATCACAGCTTCCCCATATTATTTATGGGTGCGGCCATACCATTTGGTACTAGCATAGGTAATTTATCAATTATACTCGGTTTTATATACGCGCTGTATATTCTATATAAGAATAGGGATAGAAAATTCTCTTTTGGTAATTTTAACTTTCTTTTCCCCATCCTATTTTTCTTAATAATCCTTATCAGTGCCCTTACGAGTAATAATATTAAAATGGGACTAAAGCAAGTTGACAAATCATTACTCATGGTATTGATTGTATTTTCAATAGTTGTTTTAGCCAATTTTAAAAATAACATTCTGTCAAAAACTTTAAAAGTATTTTCATTCTCAACGGTAATAGCCACCACTATACTTATAATTTTTGGTCTTTCAAATGTTCTCTTTGGAACTTCAACAAGCACACTGTTTTTTCATGATTTCTCAGCCTTGTATGATCAACATCCAGTTTATTTTGCACTTTATTTGTCCTTAAGTGCTTTTTTTATCACACAAAACTATTTTAGTCAACATAATATTCTCTATAAAAAGAAGGTGATTTTCCCGTCAATCTCCCTTTTAATCTTAATGTGTGGAATAATCTTGACCGCCTCCAAGGTTGTTATTTTTGTTTTCTTTACTATTTATTTCTTTCAACTAATTGTACTTATAAAAAATATACGCGTTAAAATTATTGCGTTGTTATCTGTTCTTTTTACGGTTTTAATAACCATTAACGTCCCCGTCATAAAAAATAGGTTCACTGAGGGTATGAAATTTGATCTAGAAAAATTTGAACCTACAAACGATATTTCAAAAGCCAAAGTTTTTACTAGAATAGACAAAGAAAATTTAAGCGATTTAGAGCTTAGGTATCTCTTTAACAAAATAGGAGTCTATCATACCATTCAAGATGAAAACATACTTTTTGGTTATGGTATAGGTGATGTCCAAGATTATTTGGATTATTATTATTTAACCTATGGTCTTGCTCCTAATTGGTATGAAGGCTTTAATCTACATAACCAATATCTCCAAATTTTTGCATCTTATGGAGTGTTTGTACTTATGTTTTTTCTTGCATATATAATTTATAGTTTTTATAAAGCCTTTAGAAATAAAGATTACCTATTTATATTTTTTCTACTAATAACAACATCTGTTTTTATATTTGAATCCTTATTGTCTAGAAATAAAGGAATCGTCTTTTTTATTTTTTTCAATACTTTATTTCTAATTAATTCACATAAAAATGAAAATAGCCCTACTAGGAACACGCGGAGTGCCTAATAACCATGGAGGTTTTGAACAATTCGCGGAGTATTTCTCTGTTTATTTGGCTAAAAATGGACATGAGGTTTATGTGTATAACTCACACGACCATCCGTACCAAAAAACCACGTTCAAAGAGGTGAATATTATTCACTGTTATGATCCCGAATATAAAATAGGAACTGCAGGACAGTTTATTTATGATTTAAATTGTATTCTAGATGCTAGGAAAAGAAATTTTGATATAATTCTTCAATTGGGGTATACTTCTAGCTCTGTTTGGCATTGGTTATTACCGAGAAAAAGCCTCATAGTCACCAACATGGATGGACTAGAGTGGAAGCGCACCAAATATAAACCTGTAGTAAGAAAATTTTTAAAATATGCGGAAAAACTAGGTGCGAATTACTCAGATTACCTAATTGCAGATTCCGTAGGCATAAAAGAACATTTAAAAACAACTTATAATAAAAGCTCTGAATATATTGCTTACGGTGCAACAAATCATAATAACCCAGATCCAGGGGTGCTTGCAGCATATAATTTGAAAGCCTATAAATACAGCATGGTCCTAGCCAGACTGGAACCAGAAAATAATATAGAAACTATATTGGAAGGCTATAAGAAATCTAACACCCTAAACCCCCTTATTATTTTTGGTGGTATTAATGACTATGGTCTTAAGCTTCAGGACAAGTATAAAGATGATGTTAGGATTAAATTTGTTGGCGCAAATTACAATCAAGAGGAATTAAATAATTTACGCCATTATTCCCGTTATTACTTTCATGGTCATTCAGTAGGTGGAACCAACCCATCTCTTTTGGAGGCAATGGCCTCCAATGCGCTTATCATAGCCAATAACAACATTTTTAATGAAAGTATATTAGATGAGGCAGCTATATATTTTAATTCTAATGAACAGGTCACTAAAATTCTCAATGATGATGAATACTTTTTACTAAAGGAAATAAATACCCGTATAAATAAAAGTAAAATTGATCAGGAGTTTAATTGGAACATCATCAATAAAAAATATGAAAGTTTTCTAGTTGGCCTACTAGGTATAAATACTTAGTAACTGAATACTGGTCTATTTTTATACTCCCTATTGCTACGGATGCCAACTTTAGAATGGAGTAGACAAAGATGAGCTGCGTAAATTGATTGGCTCCAAAAGAACTTTCGTTAAATTGTTATAATGTCTTGTTGTTTTTTTTAGATTTTAAAATCTATCTTTATCCCAAGTATTCAATCCTAGCTCACGGCAAAATACCCATGTTTTCAAAAAAACACCGCTATTCTGGACTAATAACCCCAATATCCTATGCGGTAGATTTATTGGTAATCCACCTTTTTGCCTATATTTTGCCCATTAACTTTGAGTATCCTATACTTTTCCATTCTTACCTTACATTAGCGTGGATTATTTTATCGGTTAAGAACCATTTTTATGAAGTGTACCGGTACACCAAAGTAACCAATATTCTAAAACTGCTCTTTAACCAGTTTGTATTCTTTTTTCTCATCCTATACGCCTTTATTGGCTTTTTTAAGCAGCCCAATATGAGCAGGTTGGCATTGGGAGAGTATTTTATTTTTACTGGGCTTGCCATATTTACCATTAAATTTCTGAACTATATTCTCTTAATGAAATACCGAGAAAAGGTGAAAGGGAATATGAGAAATGTAGTAGTGATAGGGAAGAATAAAAAGACAGATCAACTCATCGATGTCTTTAAAGAACGCACCAAGTTTGGATACCATTTCATGAAACAATTTAGTCCCTCAGATCCTGCCTTCGATATTTATGAGAGTTTTGTGTATATCGTGGAAAATAATATAGACGAAATCTATTGTTCCGTTTCTGAATTGAAAAACAGCCAGTTGACAGAGTTTATCAATTTTGCGGACAACAACTTAAAGACCCTAAAGTTTATTCCGGACAATAAGAATATATTTTCCAAAAAACTCACTTTTGAATATTACGATTATATTCCCATCCTCTCCCTTAGGGACATCCCTTTGCACCATCCCTTAAATTCTGTCCTTAAAAGAGGCTTTGATATTGTATTTTCGCTTATCGTAATCCTGGGTATTCTCTCTTGGTTGGCTCCTATCATCGCTTTAATCATAAGGTTGGAGACCAAAGGACCCATTTATTTTAGGCAAAAACGTACCGGAATAGACAATAAAGATTTCTATTGCTATAAGTTTCGTTCTATGGCACCCAACGAAAATGCGGATAATTTAATGGCCATTAAAAATGATATGCGAACTACCAAAGTGGGGAAATTTATAAGAAAAACCAGTATAGATGAACTTCCACAATTCTATAACGTATTATTCGGTAATATGTCCGTTGTGGGCCCAAGACCCCATATGGTGAAGCACACCAACGAATTTGCCAACCGTGTGGACAAGTATATGTTGCGCCATTTTGTAAAACCGGGAATTACCGGATTGGCACAAGTGCGTGGCTATAGAGGGGAAATTGAAACGGATATCGATATTCTAAACAGGACCAAATTTGATATTTTCTATATAGAGAACTGGTCCCTTTTAATGGATATAAAAATAATTACTCAAACCGTAGTCAATGCAGTAACGGGAGAAGAGAAAGCCTATTAGGTCATTTTATAGCATATGAGGCGCAATATTTTCACACATTTTAATAATTCACTATCTCCACTATTTATAAGGACCTCCTAGCCATACTTCACAATTTTGGTTATTAAATTAAAAATGTTTCTCAAACTAGAAATTCCATTTAATTTTGAAAATTACTTTCTAGTTCAAATATATATTCTATGAAAAAAGTACTTATCACCGGTGCAGCCGGATTTTTGGGATCACATTTATGTGATCGCTTTATAAAGGAAGGCTATTATGTTATTGCCATGGACAACCTAATTACCGGAGACCTGAAAAACATTGAACACTTGTTTCCCTTAGAAAACTTTGAGTTTCAGCATCACGATGTTTCCAAATTTGTTCATATTCCAGGTAAGCTAGACTATATTCTTCACTTTGCATCACCCGCAAGTCCTATAGACTATTTAAAGATTCCAATAGAAACCTTAAAAGTAGGTTCTTTAGGAACCTTGAATTTATTGGGTCTGGCCAAAGAAAAAAAGGCAAGAATCTTGGTAGCTTCTACCTCTGAGGTCTATGGTGACCCCTTGGTACACCCACAGAACGAAAGCTACAACGGCAATGTGAGCCCTATAGGACCACGTGGAGTATATGATGAGGCCAAAAGATTTATGGAGTCCATTACTATGGCGTACCATCGCTTCCACGGGCTAGATACCCGTATAGTCCGCATATTCAACACCTACGGTTCTAGAATGCGTTTGAATGACGGTAGGGTAGTTCCAGCTTTTATGGGACAAGCCTTAAGGGGAGAAGATTTAACCGTTTTTGGCGATGGTTCCCAAACAAGGTCTTTTTGTTATATTGATGACCAAGTGGAAGGCATATACCGCTTATTGATGAGCGATTATACCGATCCCATAAATATTGGAAACCCTCACGAAACAACCATAAAGGAGTTTGCAGAAGAAATCATTAAACTTACGGGTACAGACCAAAAAATCATATATAAACCTTTACCCCAGGACGATCCTACACAGCGTGAACCTGATATTAGTAGGGCAAAAGAAATTTTGGGCTGGGAGCCTAAAGTAAATAGGGCAGAAGGACTTAAAAATGTGTTCGAATATTTTAAATCCCTATCTCCCGAAGAGCTTCAGAAAAAAGAACACAGAGATTTTTCGGGTAAATAAAGGATTGTCTTCAAAGCCAAGAATTGGTCTCGGAGGTAAGGAATAAAACGCAAAACTAGTAGCATAAGAAAAGGACCTACAATGTTCAACTTGGATATATTTTAAACTTAGTAGGTACTTTTCCATTGCAAACCGTATTTTTGAAGAAATTTTTCAAAAATGAACATCCTTATCCTCGGTGCTGGGGGC
Encoded here:
- a CDS encoding MOP flippase family protein translates to MSIKGKVILGLKWTSFSTLILAVAAILKISILARYLETSDFGLMALITFVLGFINLFSDMGLSTAILHKQNIKKKTYSSLFWFNLLFCILLYLIIVSLAPIIGNFYGEPQLNSLIPLLSINVVLSGIGTQFKTIETKNLLFKNIGIIEIIAAVLSLALAIYLAVNGYGVLSLVYSSMAQYIVSNILFFITGVNKYGLLFHFKISEVLPFLKIGIYQVGGQIINYFNRDLDIILIGKLFSVEVLGGYSLAKQLVLRPSQVVNPILVKVASPALAKFQFNITLLKTNYLKLISIVSTINIPIYLGIIIFAPTVVELLYGAGFENIIILVRILSVYMIFRAIGNPIGSLVIATGRTELEFYWNLLNLLVMPMFIYFGATYGIVEVTISLTLAMLLLFVPSWKLLVNKMTGATLIEYLKAIISFNGIKKIMTAK
- a CDS encoding glycosyltransferase; amino-acid sequence: MNLIIIPFHDWRKSQNEGFRTRDVHFIKSLSDNKNVDKILVINRPSTWLEHLYKGSKKNVKGELLLNNRNFSLTKVDHNIYITDYHSWDILNQIKKKHLWFIEKYNDPNYIEFINRCCKELNMEDNSLIVQNIFSYKLGINLVAKRKLFDAWDNFLKFPAYKNIKSDLREGYKVLSNHIPLWVTNSQENISFYKSEFGVKTIHLMKNGVNVDFLSNSSEPPKDLLNIPKPIIGFGGKITYLLNYNLINYITKENPKSSFVFVGQILDKEVYKKIIKRKNVFFLGDKNYAIYPSYVANFDICIVPYNINGGQHGGDSIKAYEYLLTGKKIVGTNGNGLQDLEKHLYLAENPKEFSDALKHIKNEKISIDIEDHSWQSKSIKLLTYLAQ
- a CDS encoding O-antigen ligase, with the translated sequence MGLKQVDKSLLMVLIVFSIVVLANFKNNILSKTLKVFSFSTVIATTILIIFGLSNVLFGTSTSTLFFHDFSALYDQHPVYFALYLSLSAFFITQNYFSQHNILYKKKVIFPSISLLILMCGIILTASKVVIFVFFTIYFFQLIVLIKNIRVKIIALLSVLFTVLITINVPVIKNRFTEGMKFDLEKFEPTNDISKAKVFTRIDKENLSDLELRYLFNKIGVYHTIQDENILFGYGIGDVQDYLDYYYLTYGLAPNWYEGFNLHNQYLQIFASYGVFVLMFFLAYIIYSFYKAFRNKDYLFIFFLLITTSVFIFESLLSRNKGIVFFIFFNTLFLINSHKNENSPTRNTRSA
- a CDS encoding DUF1972 domain-containing protein, with amino-acid sequence MKIALLGTRGVPNNHGGFEQFAEYFSVYLAKNGHEVYVYNSHDHPYQKTTFKEVNIIHCYDPEYKIGTAGQFIYDLNCILDARKRNFDIILQLGYTSSSVWHWLLPRKSLIVTNMDGLEWKRTKYKPVVRKFLKYAEKLGANYSDYLIADSVGIKEHLKTTYNKSSEYIAYGATNHNNPDPGVLAAYNLKAYKYSMVLARLEPENNIETILEGYKKSNTLNPLIIFGGINDYGLKLQDKYKDDVRIKFVGANYNQEELNNLRHYSRYYFHGHSVGGTNPSLLEAMASNALIIANNNIFNESILDEAAIYFNSNEQVTKILNDDEYFLLKEINTRINKSKIDQEFNWNIINKKYESFLVGLLGINT
- a CDS encoding exopolysaccharide biosynthesis polyprenyl glycosylphosphotransferase yields the protein MFSKKHRYSGLITPISYAVDLLVIHLFAYILPINFEYPILFHSYLTLAWIILSVKNHFYEVYRYTKVTNILKLLFNQFVFFFLILYAFIGFFKQPNMSRLALGEYFIFTGLAIFTIKFLNYILLMKYREKVKGNMRNVVVIGKNKKTDQLIDVFKERTKFGYHFMKQFSPSDPAFDIYESFVYIVENNIDEIYCSVSELKNSQLTEFINFADNNLKTLKFIPDNKNIFSKKLTFEYYDYIPILSLRDIPLHHPLNSVLKRGFDIVFSLIVILGILSWLAPIIALIIRLETKGPIYFRQKRTGIDNKDFYCYKFRSMAPNENADNLMAIKNDMRTTKVGKFIRKTSIDELPQFYNVLFGNMSVVGPRPHMVKHTNEFANRVDKYMLRHFVKPGITGLAQVRGYRGEIETDIDILNRTKFDIFYIENWSLLMDIKIITQTVVNAVTGEEKAY
- a CDS encoding UDP-glucuronic acid decarboxylase family protein, with the translated sequence MKKVLITGAAGFLGSHLCDRFIKEGYYVIAMDNLITGDLKNIEHLFPLENFEFQHHDVSKFVHIPGKLDYILHFASPASPIDYLKIPIETLKVGSLGTLNLLGLAKEKKARILVASTSEVYGDPLVHPQNESYNGNVSPIGPRGVYDEAKRFMESITMAYHRFHGLDTRIVRIFNTYGSRMRLNDGRVVPAFMGQALRGEDLTVFGDGSQTRSFCYIDDQVEGIYRLLMSDYTDPINIGNPHETTIKEFAEEIIKLTGTDQKIIYKPLPQDDPTQREPDISRAKEILGWEPKVNRAEGLKNVFEYFKSLSPEELQKKEHRDFSGK